The proteins below come from a single Iocasia fonsfrigidae genomic window:
- a CDS encoding transposase, which produces MSNYTKFIYQLKRKVSNFSKSISKNLSKPKTKFITQMIYGLLKGQSVLLSNIARSLKEDILFKKTVERLSRNLENFNQQEELITDYLNKIKPHIDDNTVFCCDKSDIVKPYSKELEALDRVRDGSKGETEKGYDTFEIAALTDNKELPIEVYSHIYSSLESGFKSRNIEALKGLNFIEKHFGKKGIYALDRGYDANLYYKYFTDSNKDFVIRAKSNRNLIYKGRSINIKKIADLYKGKYVYCYTNQDNKKRKLKFSYAPIKLPALKDKKLTLVIVRGLGNNPMMLITNLRPKAKKLTLIILKAYIKRWRIEEYFRFKKQKFDFENFRVRSLKRIRNLDLILSIAIGFLALFSNKKKQTELKIIVKKVSDRIFNLPDFDYYAIADGFKAILEKSYTGINSFLKSYYQKQRSQNNLQLSLPL; this is translated from the coding sequence ATGAGTAATTATACCAAATTTATTTACCAATTGAAACGAAAAGTAAGCAATTTTTCTAAAAGTATTTCTAAAAACCTATCAAAACCTAAAACTAAATTTATTACTCAAATGATTTATGGTTTACTAAAAGGTCAATCAGTACTTTTAAGTAATATTGCTCGTTCTCTTAAAGAAGATATCCTTTTCAAAAAAACTGTTGAACGTTTATCCAGAAACCTTGAAAATTTTAATCAACAAGAAGAACTAATTACTGATTATCTAAATAAGATTAAACCACATATTGATGATAATACTGTTTTCTGCTGTGACAAATCAGATATAGTAAAACCCTACAGTAAAGAACTGGAGGCTCTTGATAGAGTTAGAGATGGTAGCAAAGGTGAAACTGAAAAAGGTTATGATACTTTTGAAATAGCTGCTCTAACTGATAATAAAGAACTGCCTATAGAAGTATACTCTCATATCTACTCAAGTTTAGAATCTGGTTTTAAAAGTAGAAATATTGAAGCATTAAAAGGTCTTAATTTTATTGAAAAGCATTTTGGAAAAAAAGGTATTTATGCCCTTGATAGAGGCTATGATGCCAATCTTTATTATAAATATTTTACTGATAGCAATAAAGATTTTGTAATTAGGGCTAAAAGTAACCGCAATCTTATTTATAAAGGCAGAAGCATAAATATTAAGAAAATAGCTGATCTATACAAAGGTAAATATGTCTATTGCTATACCAACCAGGATAACAAAAAAAGAAAATTAAAATTTAGTTATGCTCCAATTAAATTACCAGCTTTAAAAGATAAAAAGTTAACTCTTGTAATCGTTAGAGGCCTTGGAAATAATCCAATGATGTTAATTACAAATTTAAGGCCAAAGGCTAAAAAACTTACTCTTATCATTTTAAAAGCATATATTAAAAGATGGAGAATAGAAGAATATTTTAGATTCAAAAAACAGAAGTTTGACTTTGAAAATTTTAGAGTAAGATCTTTAAAAAGAATAAGAAATTTAGATTTAATTTTATCAATAGCAATAGGATTTTTAGCTCTATTTTCAAACAAGAAAAAACAGACCGAACTCAAGATAATTGTAAAGAAGGTTTCTGATAGAATATTTAATCTCCCGGATTTTGATTATTATGCAATAGCAGATGGTTTT
- the brxL gene encoding BREX system Lon protease-like protein BrxL: MPTVEKKGDEVFSDKLIKKEYINKLRNNHNIPHYVIENIIHRSEKPPTDPDLFSEMISGKLVDPKKSASLLSKIRGEGTCSIIDKLKVKYFQSNKKYLADCLNLGINRVLVEKELIRENPCLLEKEQWCEIKIKYLNDVASPDIEFALEELILLQGNSFDFKDYVKRVASLDTEHWLDLLFRSIGLEIDQLTQRQSYLLLARLIPFVEKNYNLIELGYRGTGKSYLYRQMTDDSILVSGGKTTIANMFYNLGTRQIGLVGRKNVIAFDEVAHVNFKDSTAVQIMKDYMESGSFSRGSHDIYADSSIVLLGNINEDIKLLLNKNVFTPLPELLRDMALIDRLNFYLPGWEINKLLTDCLTGKNGLLDNYLFAAFNRLRDEDYTEIVEDYFQLDKNLDTRDSRSVKKTVAGYIKLLHPDGNVSKARLKNYLELALEGRKRIKDYLVKFYPFEYSEQLFECAAVGGSEKVIPSLPEDKYNYQLKQKLPEPGVIYIGQIINNNELAILKVKIKSYSYGKGRLSFVNTYDKEIMKQLKKSFVNIKGKSTEIRKAINQRDFHIEFIPLLKEINADISKAFFVALYSLIYNKVITTSFIISEKSKLFRESFKNQSIRAIKIEEKGKLKTLLPIKTDDFNLYIEIPREVYENVHDYILLTE, encoded by the coding sequence ATGCCTACAGTTGAAAAAAAAGGGGATGAAGTATTCTCTGATAAATTAATCAAAAAGGAATATATTAATAAACTGAGAAATAATCATAATATTCCTCATTATGTTATCGAGAATATTATCCATCGCTCTGAAAAACCTCCGACAGACCCTGACTTGTTTAGCGAAATGATTAGTGGTAAATTAGTAGACCCTAAGAAAAGTGCAAGTTTACTGTCAAAGATCAGGGGTGAGGGAACCTGCAGCATCATAGATAAATTAAAGGTAAAGTATTTTCAAAGTAATAAAAAATATTTAGCTGATTGTTTAAATTTAGGTATTAACAGGGTGTTAGTTGAGAAAGAATTAATAAGGGAAAACCCCTGTTTATTAGAAAAAGAACAGTGGTGTGAAATTAAAATAAAATATCTCAATGATGTAGCTAGTCCTGATATTGAATTTGCTTTAGAGGAATTAATTTTACTGCAGGGTAATTCATTTGATTTTAAAGACTATGTTAAACGGGTTGCCAGCCTGGATACTGAACACTGGCTTGATTTGTTATTTCGGAGTATTGGACTTGAAATAGACCAGTTAACTCAAAGACAATCTTATCTTTTGTTGGCACGTTTGATTCCTTTTGTGGAAAAAAATTATAATTTGATTGAACTTGGTTATAGGGGAACAGGGAAATCATATCTTTACCGACAAATGACAGACGATTCTATTCTTGTTTCTGGGGGTAAAACTACTATTGCCAATATGTTTTATAATCTGGGTACTAGACAGATTGGCTTAGTTGGTAGAAAAAATGTCATTGCCTTTGATGAAGTAGCCCATGTTAATTTTAAAGATAGTACTGCTGTGCAGATTATGAAAGATTATATGGAATCAGGTTCATTTAGTAGAGGAAGTCATGATATATATGCTGATAGTTCTATTGTCTTGCTGGGAAATATAAATGAAGATATAAAACTTTTATTGAATAAAAATGTTTTTACTCCCTTACCGGAATTATTACGGGATATGGCTTTGATTGATCGTTTGAATTTTTATCTACCGGGGTGGGAAATCAATAAACTATTAACTGATTGCCTGACCGGAAAAAATGGTTTACTAGATAATTATTTATTTGCTGCGTTTAATAGACTAAGGGATGAGGATTATACAGAAATTGTTGAGGATTATTTTCAACTTGATAAAAATTTGGATACCAGAGATAGTAGATCTGTTAAAAAAACGGTAGCAGGGTATATAAAATTATTACATCCAGATGGTAATGTTAGTAAAGCAAGGCTTAAAAATTACTTAGAATTGGCTTTAGAAGGTAGAAAGAGAATCAAAGACTATCTAGTAAAATTTTATCCCTTTGAATATTCTGAGCAGTTGTTTGAATGTGCTGCTGTAGGTGGTAGTGAAAAAGTAATACCTTCACTCCCAGAGGATAAATATAATTATCAATTAAAACAAAAACTGCCAGAACCAGGAGTTATCTACATAGGGCAGATAATAAATAATAATGAACTGGCCATCTTAAAGGTTAAAATAAAATCTTACTCCTATGGGAAAGGTAGATTGAGTTTTGTAAATACCTATGATAAAGAGATAATGAAACAGCTTAAAAAATCTTTTGTCAATATTAAAGGGAAATCTACAGAAATAAGGAAGGCAATTAATCAACGTGATTTTCATATTGAATTTATACCATTACTTAAGGAAATAAATGCTGATATTAGTAAGGCTTTTTTTGTTGCCTTATATTCCCTTATATATAATAAAGTTATTACTACAAGTTTTATTATCAGTGAAAAGAGTAAATTGTTTCGCGAATCATTTAAAAATCAGTCTATCAGAGCGATTAAAATAGAAGAAAAAGGAAAGTTAAAAACCTTATTACCGATTAAGACTGATGATTTCAATCTATATATTGAGATCCCCAGGGAAGTATATGAGAATGTCCATGACTATATACTTTTGACAGAATAA
- the ytxC gene encoding putative sporulation protein YtxC, producing the protein MGITISTLDFSNEIKDKLQQKLGQSLIFAEEESKGYTLFKIDFEQNKKINALEYIAGIIADIVIDSLEIKFITRIIRHKYQQFSGDERDKIQELTLNRLNEEGMRKNKLRPDEMFNKLVRKQEVMKEIQKYFNKNQDINIEGFVRFRLKDYISDLNCAVEEAVDDYIIEKEYNEFIELLKYFVDLQEPRISMVHVLQKEDKSFQIYDKLGNKINNEYLEGYLSEMFDEDVEHEDLLISALINVAPVKIILHFDDSETEETVKKIFGDRVEVCTGCQMCKKN; encoded by the coding sequence ATGGGGATAACTATCTCAACATTGGATTTCTCAAATGAGATAAAGGATAAATTGCAGCAGAAATTAGGTCAAAGCCTAATTTTTGCTGAAGAAGAGAGTAAAGGATATACCCTTTTTAAAATAGATTTTGAGCAAAACAAAAAAATAAATGCCCTGGAATATATTGCAGGTATTATAGCTGATATAGTAATTGACAGTCTGGAAATAAAATTTATTACTCGGATAATTAGACATAAATATCAGCAGTTTTCTGGTGATGAGCGGGATAAGATCCAGGAATTAACCTTAAATCGTTTAAATGAAGAGGGTATGAGAAAGAATAAACTGCGTCCTGATGAAATGTTTAATAAACTGGTCAGGAAACAGGAGGTTATGAAAGAAATTCAAAAATACTTTAATAAGAATCAGGATATTAATATAGAAGGTTTTGTAAGATTTAGATTAAAGGATTATATTAGTGATTTGAATTGTGCTGTGGAGGAAGCGGTAGATGACTACATTATCGAAAAAGAATATAATGAATTTATTGAATTACTAAAGTATTTTGTGGATCTTCAGGAACCCAGAATATCTATGGTTCATGTATTACAGAAAGAGGATAAATCTTTTCAAATCTATGATAAACTGGGTAATAAGATTAATAATGAGTATCTGGAAGGGTATTTATCCGAAATGTTTGATGAAGACGTAGAACATGAAGATTTACTGATTAGTGCCCTTATTAATGTGGCACCTGTTAAGATCATACTTCATTTTGATGATAGTGAAACTGAGGAGACAGTCAAAAAAATATTTGGTGATAGAGTAGAAGTATGTACTGGCTGTCAGATGTGTAAAAAGAATTAA
- a CDS encoding M23 family metallopeptidase, with protein MLVRRQFNLVLALVIILGLITIFPIKAVGEREKNIFLNNQQFKQGELIIIRTENQHIYRINFNQKEYHLYKDNNTTGFLALIPISYWLKPGEYKLEINGQNFNMLKDIKVLPGNFRKSYLDVDSEKEEIVRPQSKETIERKKRDNQLINKARKNSSSTRLWQGKFIWPVDGTISTPFGATRYINNRLQNRHSGLDIAASKETAVKAAASGIVELAAELLVTGNTIIIDHGWNISSSYCHLDDIKVSVGQKIEKGDIIGSVGSSGFSTGPHLHWTVKVNGVFANPEWFINSLF; from the coding sequence TTGTTGGTCAGAAGACAATTCAACTTGGTATTAGCTCTGGTCATTATTCTTGGTCTAATTACTATTTTTCCCATTAAAGCTGTTGGGGAAAGAGAAAAAAATATTTTTCTTAATAACCAGCAGTTCAAACAGGGAGAACTGATAATAATAAGGACTGAAAATCAGCATATCTACAGGATTAATTTTAATCAAAAGGAATATCATCTTTACAAAGATAATAATACAACTGGTTTCTTGGCTCTCATCCCCATTTCCTACTGGCTTAAACCAGGAGAATATAAACTTGAAATAAATGGACAAAATTTCAATATGCTTAAGGATATTAAAGTCCTACCAGGAAATTTTAGAAAAAGCTATCTAGATGTTGATAGTGAAAAAGAAGAAATAGTCAGACCCCAGAGCAAAGAAACAATTGAAAGAAAGAAAAGAGACAATCAGCTAATAAATAAAGCCCGTAAAAATTCCTCTAGCACACGACTATGGCAAGGTAAATTTATCTGGCCAGTAGATGGTACTATCTCTACCCCTTTTGGAGCAACAAGATATATCAATAACAGATTACAAAACCGTCATTCCGGTTTAGATATTGCTGCCTCCAAAGAGACTGCTGTTAAAGCTGCTGCCAGTGGAATTGTAGAACTGGCAGCAGAATTGCTGGTAACTGGTAATACCATAATTATTGACCATGGTTGGAATATCTCCAGTTCCTACTGCCACCTGGACGACATCAAAGTAAGTGTTGGACAAAAAATAGAAAAGGGAGATATTATCGGCAGTGTAGGGTCAAGCGGTTTTTCAACTGGACCCCATCTTCACTGGACAGTAAAAGTTAATGGGGTCTTTGCTAACCCCGAATGGTTTATAAATTCTTTATTTTAA